The stretch of DNA GATCTCACTCACAGATTGATCAAGAATTCTATGATCATAAGCCTTTAATTTTATTCTAATCTTTTGATTCACCATATCTCTCTTTCCTTCTTCACCTACTCTATAATTTCACTGATAACACCTGCTCCTACAGTCCTTCCACCTTCCCGAATAGCAAATCTTAACTCCTTCTCCATCGCTATCGGCGTAATTAACTCTACACTAGCACTTACATTATCTCCAGGCATAACCATCTCTACACCCTCAGGTAAACTT from Nitrospinota bacterium encodes:
- the tuf gene encoding elongation factor Tu (EF-Tu; promotes GTP-dependent binding of aminoacyl-tRNA to the A-site of ribosomes during protein biosynthesis; when the tRNA anticodon matches the mRNA codon, GTP hydrolysis results; the inactive EF-Tu-GDP leaves the ribosome and release of GDP is promoted by elongation factor Ts; many prokaryotes have two copies of the gene encoding EF-Tu); translation: SLPEGVEMVMPGDNVSASVELITPIAMEKELRFAIREGGRTVGAGVISEIIE